A genomic segment from Triticum dicoccoides isolate Atlit2015 ecotype Zavitan chromosome 1A, WEW_v2.0, whole genome shotgun sequence encodes:
- the LOC119287236 gene encoding GDSL esterase/lipase At5g45670-like — MAGRACWRSLAVVLAVVGAAAATAGAAPQVPCYFVFGDSLVDNGNNNGIVSLARANYPPYGVDFAGGPTGRFSNGLTTVDVISKLLGFDDFIPPFAGATSDQLLTGVNFASAAAGIREETGQQLGGRISFSGQVQNYQSAVEQLVSILGDEDAAANRLSQCIFTVGMGSNDYLNNYFMPAFYNTGSRYTPAQYADDLAARYTQLLRALYSYGARKVALIGVGQVGCSPNELATQSANGVACVDRINVAVRMFNQRLVGMVDQFNRLLPGAHFTYINIDGIFSDILRAPGGHGLKVTNRGCCGVGRNNGQVTCLPFQTPCPNRNEYLFWDAFHPTEAANVLVGQRAYAARLASDVHPVDLRTLASL; from the exons ATGGCGGGGCGAGCGTGCTGGCGGTCGCTGGCCGTGGTGCTGGCGGTggtgggcgcggcggcggcgacggccggggcggcgccgcAGGTGCCCTGCTACTTCGTCTTCGGGGACTCGCTGGTGGACAACGGCAACAACAACGGCATCGTCTCCCTGGCGCGCGCCAACTACCCGCCCTACGGCGTCGACTTCGCCGGCGGCCCCACCGGACGCTTCTCCAACGGGCTCACCACCGTCGACGTCATCT CCAAGCTTCTGGGCTTCGACGACTTCATCCCCCCCTTCGCCGGCGCGACCAGCGACCAGCTCCTCACCGGCGTCAacttcgcctccgccgccgccggcatcCGGGAAGAGACCGGGCAGCAGCTG GGTGGGCGCATCAGCTTCAGCGGGCAGGTGCAGAACTACCAGAGCGCGGTGGAGCAGCTGGTGAGCATCCTGGGGGACGAGGACGCGGCGGCGAACCGCCTGAGCCAGTGCATCTTCACCGTCGGCATGGGCAGCAAcgactacctcaacaactacttcatgCCGGCCTTCTACAACACCGGCAGCCGCTACACGCCGGCGCAGTACGCCGACGACCTGGCGGCGCGCTACACGCAGCTCCTGCGCGCGCTCTACAGCTACGGGGCGCGCAAGGTGGCGCTCATCGGCGTGGGGCAGGTCGGGTGCAGCCCCAACGAGCTGGCCACGCAGAGCGCCAACGGCGTGGCCTGCGTCGACCGGATCAACGTTGCCGTCCGGATGTTCAACCAGCGGCTCGTCGGCATGGTCGACCAGTTCAACCGCCTCCTCCCCGGCGCGCACTTCACCTACATCAACATCGACGGCATCTTCTCCGACATCCTCCGGGCGCCGGGCGGCCATGGCCTGAAGGTGACCAACCGGGGCTGCTGCGGCGTGGGGCGGAACAACGGGCAGGTCACCTGCCTGCCGTTCCAGACGCCGTGCCCCAACCGCAACGAGTACCTCTTCTGGGACGCCTTCCACCCCACCGAGGCCGCCAACGTGCTCGTCGGCCAGCGGGCCTACGCCGCCCGGCTCGCCTCCGACGTGCACCCCGTCGACCTCCGCACCCTTGCAAGCCTCTAG
- the LOC119287226 gene encoding uncharacterized protein LOC119287226, which produces MAATAGGGGGGGPCFSIRGYAARARAGAADEGGRCWPLGGPPEPLPPMEVRRFRWWADEAALADDMDEGEEERRNAAMRRKRSVVELFAAVPRVAGDDGRKVKRKLDKGKQPAGAQAKKGPKKDKAPAEIAARKKEKSENANANSLSISQLFQDAIQKRKLKKSPSKKRKNQEVSVLPNKKNINGSKKSVLSNQKAMENGCEVQTILKKHLGTGEGTFLKNSDVTCPSKSSLKSKHVTFSDTADICGLTASQTEDNTEQSQVVQASQQPSQRDNSQVVNDQRNTEEPELVHQRIDALSGTIEQDSSSLSEKVGSTGASHTVPLTKPVYLSHCIEISKRDNGNRLSSMSSAALPSPGLAQKSAGVNFRLQEGPCLGIGRQAEENCQMMPRGPSVPAGLAVNKRPEYLMRTPLPHPYSSGYAASLKEALDRNRSTILQERLIANCHLTEVHPSVLRSGNDVVSNINTSTGSNKSTNAQPTVCVSACRNMYSDGYMGLPINSHGEFVRVQTGGTLNPDELLKTQCLGKDSLHPSTPPTFFTPNTSLDYAHLRINHEAPPFFTVANFGIQPDPRLIPTMPTALSMGFRQHPSSERVEAHNHAIPSSIYSCRNQQGSSEQCLGARFLGHDDQLLKSLEMQSCFPRQNYKQNIQPAAETTMRLMGKTVSLGTGIGGLENCGPCSSNQIRAEDRCFLGMYTQVSPQLFHEGLVDPAATFRILNGGRPPSEYASRFSSVPAAEQGPGFSKSNQSRQHQLAVPNKVSMQPVSRYNEVRLGHQQPAVANQVQSTANHLQPGPAHCGRTASVATKPSYDPWNKFKNIAETRPGPSQFSLFPENSSSMTQMTPISNCMSGYSVQSTAAPSTTQTKFTSLRPLPPSMVSSHVFSSEAARPHGSTAPRPLVPLPREPGKSNAPGGVIFEDKGSMKQATVVVSRSSLESSKQMNKSFKGPAEKDDVLLTSPKKPCIAVRKDLNPPPLLVEIYGSRPGGQPRDMPVRLNGGQPRDMPVRLNGGQPRDMPVRLNSGQPRDMPVRLSGPETILRAVTSGANTRSALTDSSSTVGTRPVKLQSGAKHILQPCASASLDQVDSWPVRSVIQLEVENDARAVGASKKTDLC; this is translated from the exons ATGGCCGccactgcgggcggcggcggcggcggcggcccgtgCTTCTCGATCCG GGGGTACGCGGCGCGGGCGCGGGCTGGCGCGGCGGACGAGGGCGGGAGGTGCTGGCCGCTCGGCGGGCCGCCGGAGCCGCTGCCGCCGATGGAGGTGCGGCGGTTCCGGTGGTGGGCGGACGAGGCGGCGCTGGCGGACGACATGGacgagggggaggaggagcggaGGAACGCGGCCATGCGCCGGAAGCGCTCCGTCGTCGAGCTCTTCGCCGCCGTGCCGCGGGTCGCCGGCGACGACGGGAGGAAGGTCAAGAGGAAGCTCGACAAGGGGAAGCAGCCGGCCGGGGCTCAGGCCAAGAAGGGGCCCaagaaggacaaggccccggctgAGATTGCCGCGAGGAAAAAG GAGAAAAGTGAAAATGCGAACGCTAACTCACTTAGCATTTCCCAATTATTTCAAGATGCCATACAAAAGAGGAAGCTGAAAAAGTCTCCTAGCAAGAAAAGGAAAAATCAAGAGGTCTCAGTTTTACCGAACAAGAAAAATATAAATGGAAGCAAGAAGTCAGTTTTGTCTAATCAGAAGGCTATGGAGAATGGTTGTGAAGTTCAAACCATTCTTAAGAAACACTTAGGAACAGGAGAGGGCACATTTCTGAAAAACTCTGATGTCACGTGTCCGTCAAAGTCTTCTCTCAAATCAAAACATGTTACTTTTTCGGACACAGCTGACATATGTGGGTTGACTGCCTCCCAAACTGAAGATAACACGGAGCAATCACAGGTGGTTCAGGCATCCCAGCAACCGTCCCAGAGAGACAATTCTCAGGTAGTCAATGATCAGCGCAATACAGAAGAGCCAGAGTTGGTGCATCAGCGGATAGATGCTTTATCGGGGACTATTGAGCAGGATAGCAGCTCTTTATCTGAGAAGGTAGGTTCAACTGGTGCCTCCCATACTGTTCCACTTACCAAACCTGTGTATCTGAGTCATTGCATAGAGATCTCTAAGAGGGACAACGGCAACCGTTTGAGCTCCATGAGCTCAGCTGCCCTGCCTAGTCCAGGGCTTGCTCAAAAGTCTGCTGGCGTTAATTTCCGTTTGCAAGAAGGCCCATGTCTTGGTATTGGGCGTCAAGCTGAAGAAAACTGTCAGATGATGCCAAGAGGACCATCTGTTCCTGCTGGTTTAGCAGTCAACAAAAGACCAGAATATCTTATGAGAACTCCATTGCCACATCCTTATAGTTCTGGCTATgctgcttctctcaaagaagcattGGATAGGAATAGAAGCACAATTCTTCAGGAAAGGTTGATTGCTAATTGCCACTTGACAGAAGTTCATCCTAGTGTTCTTAGATCTGGTAATGACGTGGTGAGCAATATAAACACCTCAACAGGGTCAAACAAATCAACAAATGCACAGCCTACAGTCTGTGTATCTGCATGCAGGAACATGTACAGTGACGGCTATATGGGTCTTCCTATTAATTCGCATGGTGAATTTGTCAGGGTTCAAACTGGTGGTACCCTTAATCCCGATGAGCTGCTTAAAACACAATGCTTGGGGAAGGATTCTTTGCATCCTTCAACACCTCCAACTTTCTTCACACCTAATACTTCCTTGGATTATGCCCATTTGAGAATCAACCATGAAGCCCCACCATTTTTTACAGTTGCTAATTTTGGTATTCAGCCAGACCCTCGTCTTATCCCCACAATGCCAACTGCACTCAGTATGGGGTTCAGACAGCATCCCAGCTCTGAAAGAGTGGAAGCTCATAACCATGCAATTCCCAGCAGCATATATTCATGCAGGAACCAGCAAGGGAGTTCAGAGCAATGTTTGGGCGCTCGATTCCTGGGACATGATGATCAACTGCTGAAGTCACTTGAGATGCAAAGCTGTTTCCCAAGACAGAATTATAAGCAGAATATCCAACCTGCTGCTGAAACGACGATGCGCCTAATGGGCAAAACAGTTAGTCTTGGAACCGGCATTGGGGGTTTAGAAAACTGTGGTCCATGTTCCAGTAACCAAATCAGAGCTGAAGATCGTTGCTTTCTGGGGATGTACACACAAGTTTCTCCGCAATTGTTTCATGAAGGTTTGGTTGATCCTGCTGCAACATTTAGGATTTTGAATGGAGGAAGACCACCATCTGAATATGCATCACGTTTTTCTTCTGTTCCAGCAGCTGAGCAAGGGCCCGGTTTCAGCAAAAGTAATCAGAGTCGTCAACATCAACTAGCCGTGCCAAACAAGGTGTCTATGCAACCGGTGAGCAGGTACAATGAGGTCAGACTGGGGCATCAGCAACCAGCTGTGGCAAATCAAGTTCAGAGTACTGCTAATCATCTACAACCTGGTCCTGCGCACTGCGGACGTACCGCTAGTGTTGCAACAAAGCCATCTTACGATCCATGGAACAAGTTCAAAAACATTGCAGAAACAAGACCAGGGCCATCTCAGTTCAGCCTTTTccctgaaaacagcagcagcatgaCACAAATGACCCCAATATCCAACTGTATGTCTGGCTACTCTGTTCAGAGCACTGCTGCACCATCAACAACTCAAACAAAGTTTACCTCACTCCGACCATTGCCCCCTTCAATGGTCTCTTCTCATGTTTTTAGCAGTGAAGCTGCACGGCCTCATGGATCTACTGCACCCCGGCCACTAGTTCCCCTGCCTCGTGAACCAGGTAAAAGTAATGCTCCAGGTGGTGTGATCTTTGAAGACAAGGGGAGCATGAAACAGGCCACCGTAGTAGTATCAAGATCGAGTCTTGAGAGTTCGAAGCAAATGAACAAGAGTTTCAAAGGACCGGCAGAAAAGGATGATGTGTTATTGACATCACCAAAAAAACCTTGCATAGCAGTACGAAAGGACCTAAATCCGCCTCCACTCCTGGTAGAAATCTATGGATCCAGACCAGGTGGGCAGCCCCGAGATATGCCAGTTCGTCTCAACGGTGGGCAACCCCGAGATATGCCAGTTCGTCTCAACGGTGGGCAACCCCGAGATATGCCAGTTCGTCTCAACAGTGGGCAACCCCGAGATATGCCAGTTCGTCTCAGCGGACCTGAAACAATTCTTCGAGCTGTAACCAGTGGTGCAAATACACGTTCGGCGTTGACAGATTCTTCCAGTACTGTGGGTACTAGACCTGTTAAGTTGCAATCTGGAGCAAAGCACATACTCCAGCCATGTGCTAGTGCTAGCTTGGACCAGGTGGATTCCTGGCCTGTGCGTTCGGTCATACAGCTTGAAGTGGAGAATGATGCTCGCGCAGTAGGTGCGTCGAAGAAGACCGACCTGTGCTGA